The Microcebus murinus isolate Inina chromosome 26, M.murinus_Inina_mat1.0, whole genome shotgun sequence genome contains a region encoding:
- the MOB1B gene encoding MOB kinase activator 1B, whose product MSFLFGSRSSKTFKPKKNIPEGSHQYELLKHAEATLGSGNLRMAVMLPEGEDLNEWVAVNTVDFFNQINMLYGTITDFCTEESCPVMSAGPKYEYHWADGTNIKKPIKCSAPKYIDYLMTWVQDQLDDETLFPSKIGVPFPKNFMSVAKTILKRLFRVYAHIYHQHFDPVIQLQEEAHLNTSFKHFIFFVQEFNLIDRRELAPLQELIEKLTSKDR is encoded by the exons TGGTAGTCGCTCTTCTAAAACTTTTAAGCCAAAGAAGAACATTCCCGAAGGTTCTCACCAGTATGAACTCTTAAAACATGCAGAAGCCACACTTGGCAGCGGCAACCTCCGGATGGCCGTGATGCTTCCTGAGGGGGAAGATCTGAATGAGTGGGTTGCAGTTAACA CTGTGGATTTCTTCAATCAGATCAACATGCTTTATGGAACCATCACAGACTTCTGTACAGAAGAGAGTTGTCCAGTGATGTCAGCCGGCCCAAA ATATGAGTATCACTGGGCAGATGGAACAAACATAAAGAAGCCTATTAAGTGCTCTGCACCAAAGTATATTGATTACCTGATGACTTGGGTTCAGGACCAGTTGGATGATGAGACATTATTTCCATCAAAAAttg GTGTCCCGTTTCCGAAGAATTTCATGTCTGTGGCAAAAACTATACTCAAACGCCTCTTTAGGGTTTATGCCCACATTTATCATCAGCATTTTGACCCTGTGATCCAGCTTCAGGAGGAAGCACATCTCAATACATCCTTcaagcactttattttttttgtccag GAATTCAACCTCATTGATAGAAGAGAACTTGCACCACTCCAAGAACTGATTGAAAAACTCACCTCAAAGGACAGATAA